In Bactrocera oleae isolate idBacOlea1 chromosome 5, idBacOlea1, whole genome shotgun sequence, a genomic segment contains:
- the car gene encoding vacuolar protein sorting-associated protein 33A: MFQYLQSRRVNIQLLQEAACREIVNLLEHIDGSKLLILDGDILGPIGLIASPSLFSERNIKLLKLKLDAQIPRDASNVIYIVRTHIRLMDIIAEHVEKNLDKNRQFHIYFMPRRSCLCIKHLENLKVYQHFTQIKELEWNFFPLDVDIVSMELPFAFRDVAVDGDPTVFYQAAVGLVQLQRLYGQIPKIYGKGSHSQMIWEHAKQLGAEEEILNGDKGLIDQIILLDRSIDILSAVATQLTYEGLIDEFFGIKNNQLVLPAELFSSSAEEQGTTQSQFVAGKKTFFMNSGEKLFAELRNKNFNEVGKILARNAREISAQMNTNAQDTSVQDMKRFVDKLPALLAQKQSVAVHTTIAEIIRKKVDTFEFSDDLAAEQEFMMCEDTDKASAYIEDKIAKKSDLEHVLRLIVMQCAAASGFKEKVLNYYKRELVQVYGLNVLLKISTLEKAGILYSQSESRAYAVLRKTLNLTVEDVVEIEPKDISYVHSFYAPLTARIVEQTLKPLGWQTLKSQINNLPGPTFEDFQAQLIGISGRHNSSTPIDGSALNIPRVILVFFVGGCTFAEIAALRFLSQQEDNNVEFIIATTKIINKHNFLKGLMS; the protein is encoded by the exons ATGTTCCAATATCTTCAAAGCCGGCGTGTAAATATTCAATTGCTGCAAGAAGCTGCGTGCAGAGAGATTGTAAATCTTTTAGAGCACATTGATGGAtccaaacttttaattttagatGGAGACATTCTGGGACCTATTGGGTTGATTGCTTCTCCTTCGCTTTTTTCCGAACGGAATATTAAGCTCctcaaattaaaattagatGCACAAATACCCCGCGATGCATCCAACGTCATATATATTGTGCGAACACATATCCGACTTATGGACATAATTGCTGAACATGTTGAAAAGAATCTGGATAAAAACAGACAGTTTCATATCTATTTTATGCCAAGGCGATCATGCTTATGCATCAAGCATTTAGAGAACTTGAAGGTGTATCAACACTTTACACAAATAAAGGAATTAGAATGGAATTTCTTCCCTTTGGACGTGGATATCGTGTCAATGGAACTACCTTTTGCCTTTCGCGATGTAGCAGTTGATGGTGATCCAACAGTGTTTTATCAAGCAGCTGTAGGTTTGGTGCAGTTACAACGACTCTATGGACAAATACCAAAAATCTATGGAAAGGGAAGTCATTCGCAAATGATATGGGAGCATGCAAAACAGTTAGGTGCCgaagaagaaattttaaatggGGATAAAGGTTTGATAGATCAAATTATTTTGCTCGATCGTTCAATAGATATTTTAAGTGCTGTGGCAACACAGCTTACATATGAAGGGTTAATTGATGAATTTTtcggtataaaaaataatcaacttGTCTTGCCAGCAGAACTTTTCTCCTCAAGTGCAGAAGAGCAAGGCACAACACAATCGCAATTTGTCGCCGGCAAGAAAACATTCTTCATGAATTCTGGCGAAAAATTATTTGCTGAATTGAGGAACAAAAACTTCAATGAAGTTGGTAAAATTTTAGCACGCAATGCTCGTGAAATTAGTGCGCAAATGAATACAAATGCACAGGATACATCGGTGCAGGATATGAAACGCTTTGTAGATAAATTGCCAGCATTGTTGGCACAAAAACAATCAGTGGCAGTTCATACCACCATCGCAGAAATAATTCGCAAAAAAGTAGATACCTTCGAGTTCTCCGATGATCTGGCAGCAGAGCAAGAGTTTATGATGTGCGAGGACACAGACAAGGCCAGTGCGTATATTGAAGATAAGATAGCGAAAAAGAGCGACCTTGAACATGTTTTACGGCTAATTGTAATGCAATGCGCGGCGGCTTCTGGATTTAAGGAAAAA GTGTTGAATTATTACAAACGTGAGTTAGTTCAGGTGTACGGGTTAAATGTTTTGCTTAAAATAAGTACTTTGGAAAAAGCTGGTATTTTGTACTCTCAATCAGAATCCCGTGCTTATGCGGTATTACGCAAG acgCTTAATTTAACAGTGGAAGATGTTGTTGAAATAGAGCCAAAGGATATTAGTTATGTACACAGCTTTTATGCACCACTAACTGCTCGCATCGTAGAACAGACTCTGAAACCTCTAGGATGGCAAACATTGAAGAGTCAAATTAATAACTTACCAGGACCAACATTTGAAGATTTTCAAGCTCAGTTAATTGGTATAAGCGGTCGTCACAACTCATCTACTCCGATAGATGGTTCCGCGTTGAACATTCCACGTG